From Triticum urartu cultivar G1812 chromosome 2, Tu2.1, whole genome shotgun sequence, a single genomic window includes:
- the LOC125534091 gene encoding transcription factor PIF1-like isoform X1 translates to MEDGRALRRMSIPTRRSRSADFHNFSERRRRDKINEKLKALQELLPNCTKVHTDKVSMLDEAIDYLKSLQLQLQMLVMGKGMAPVVPPELQQYMHYITTDPAAQLMQMPPSEPPRPFQITHANPPQRESDFLSQMQNHLHPSDQPQINFLRPPKLQLYTPEQRGVVGSSSGHNGGWIPERNSSYNFME, encoded by the exons ATGGAAGACGGCAGGGCTCTAAGGAGGATGTCTATCCCTACCCGCAGAAGCAGATCTGCCGATTTCCACAATTTTTCAGAAAGG AGGAGACGTGATAAGATCAACGAGAAGCTGAAGGCGCTGCAAGAGCTACTTCCAAACTGCACCAAGGTCCAC ACGGACAAGGTGTCGATGCTAGATGAAGCAATTGACTACCTGAAATCGCTCCAGCTGCAACTCCAG ATGCTGGTGATGGGGAAGGGGATGGCGCCCGTGGTGCCTCCGGAGCTGCAGCAGTACATGCACTACATCACCACGGATCCCGCTGCCCAGCTGATGCAGATGCCTCCCTCGGAGCCGCCGCGGCCGTTCCAGATCACGCACGCCAACCCGCCGCAGCGGGAGTCGGATTTCCTCAGCCAGATGCAGAACCACCTCCACCCCTCCGACCAGCCTCAGATCAACTTCCTCAGGCCGCCTAAACTGCAGCTCTACACCCCG GAGCAGAGGGGAGTTGTAGGCAGCAGCAGTGGCCACAACGGCGGCTGGATCCCGGAGAGGAATTCCTCCTACAACTTCATGGAGTGA
- the LOC125534091 gene encoding transcription factor PIF1-like isoform X2, with product MEDGRALRRMSIPTRRSRSADFHNFSERRRRDKINEKLKALQELLPNCTKTDKVSMLDEAIDYLKSLQLQLQMLVMGKGMAPVVPPELQQYMHYITTDPAAQLMQMPPSEPPRPFQITHANPPQRESDFLSQMQNHLHPSDQPQINFLRPPKLQLYTPEQRGVVGSSSGHNGGWIPERNSSYNFME from the exons ATGGAAGACGGCAGGGCTCTAAGGAGGATGTCTATCCCTACCCGCAGAAGCAGATCTGCCGATTTCCACAATTTTTCAGAAAGG AGGAGACGTGATAAGATCAACGAGAAGCTGAAGGCGCTGCAAGAGCTACTTCCAAACTGCACCAAG ACGGACAAGGTGTCGATGCTAGATGAAGCAATTGACTACCTGAAATCGCTCCAGCTGCAACTCCAG ATGCTGGTGATGGGGAAGGGGATGGCGCCCGTGGTGCCTCCGGAGCTGCAGCAGTACATGCACTACATCACCACGGATCCCGCTGCCCAGCTGATGCAGATGCCTCCCTCGGAGCCGCCGCGGCCGTTCCAGATCACGCACGCCAACCCGCCGCAGCGGGAGTCGGATTTCCTCAGCCAGATGCAGAACCACCTCCACCCCTCCGACCAGCCTCAGATCAACTTCCTCAGGCCGCCTAAACTGCAGCTCTACACCCCG GAGCAGAGGGGAGTTGTAGGCAGCAGCAGTGGCCACAACGGCGGCTGGATCCCGGAGAGGAATTCCTCCTACAACTTCATGGAGTGA